A genome region from Carya illinoinensis cultivar Pawnee chromosome 2, C.illinoinensisPawnee_v1, whole genome shotgun sequence includes the following:
- the LOC122297695 gene encoding peroxisome biogenesis protein 1 isoform X1, translated as MEFEVRLVGGVENCFVSLPLPLIQTLDSTRSALLPLPQVLALELRSLSDSRLWHVAWSGATSASSAIEVAQKFAECIFLPDHATVQVRAVSNVPKATLVTIEPLSEDDWEVLELNSEHAEAAILNQVRIVHEEMKFPLWLHGHTVITFLVASTFPKKAVVQLMPGSEVAVAPKRRKKNVNAHEVGYKQHGTSTKEHHIARALLRIQAPDGRFIHRSNVRGVELGVVLTSVAFIHSETAKTLSLDSLQFVVIIPRSSSEESMRNSDNDALRTKGSSTPKVAGTGNLADKKKNRQAIVHLLISDSVAKGHVMIAKPLRLYLGVSLHSWVFLKGCDVNLKKDIPFLSLSPCHFKKFGKNNALEKNGLEGLDNHKVSMVKNMLPKTNSGTYVDHVDWSIHDEVISALFDESTCKEDARDAYQSDSAKGLQCLLRAWVLAQVDAIASTEGAEVNLLLLGNESLLHYEVKGYKRGTNGKLQSSATGSLQDRNKTMELPIEISYLMTITDESLHAAKINAYEVTFDRRNDILGRAFENLNLGNPVSFHAVQERTSDIHISSDISSLSWKGTTASDVINRIMVLLSPSSGMWFASYNLPLPGNVLIYGPPGSGKTFLARAVAKFFEDHDGFLAHVVFVSCSQLATEKASIIRQELSSYISDALDHAPSIVIFDDLDSIISSSSDLEGSQPSISVAALTEFLTDIMDEYGEKRKSSCGIGPVAFVASVKSLENIPQSLSSSGTFDFHIQLPAPAASERRAILKHEILRRSLQCSDEILLEVASKCDGYDAYDLEILVDRSVHAAVGRFLPSHSAFKVDGKPTLLKEDFSLAMHDFLPVAMRDITKSTPEAGRSGWDDVGGLSDIRNAIQEIIELPSKFPNTFSRAPLRLRSNVLLYGPPGCGKTHTVGAAAAACSLRFMSVKGPELLNKYIGASEQAVRDIFSKAAAAAPCLLFFDEFDSIAPKRGHDNTGVTDRVVNQFLTELDGVEVLTGVFVFAATSRPDLLDAALLRPGRLDRLLFCDFPSPHERLDILRVLSRKLPLASDVDLDAIACITEGFSGADLQALLSDAQLAAVHELLGSVDTIVPNKKPVITDALLKSTAAKARPSVSETEKQRLYSIYREFLDSKRSVAAQSRDAKGKRATLA; from the exons ATGGAGTTTGAGGTGAGATTGGTGGGCGGAGTAGAGAACTGCTTCGTatctctccctcttcctctgATTCAAACCCTGGACTCCACCCGCTCTGCTCTCCTTCCTCTCCCTCAGGTTCTCGCTCTTGAGCTCCGCTCTCTCAGTGACAGCCGGCTCTGGCACGTCGCTTGGTCTGGCGCCACCTCTGCTTCTTCGGCAATTGAG GTAGCCCAAAAATTCGCGGAATGTATTTTCTTGCCAGATCATGCCACAGTTCAAGTTCGAGCTGTTTCCAATGTGCCAAAGGCTACTCTAGTTACTATAGAACCTCTAAGTGAGGACGATTGGGAAGTTTTGGAGCTTAACTCGGAGCACGCAGAGGCAGCTATATTGAACCAG GTCAGGATTGTCCATGAAGAAATGAAATTTCCTTTGTGGCTGCATGGGCACACTGTCATCACATTCCTTGTGGCTTCAACATTTCCCAAGAAAGCGGTGG TGCAACTCATGCCAGGATCTGAAGTTGCAGTTGCTCCAAAGAGACGCAAGAAAAATGTGAATGCACATGAAGTTGGTTACAAGCAACATGGTACTTCTACCAAAGAACATCATATTGCAAGGGCACTATTGCGTATTCAAGCTCCAGACGGGAGATTTATTCACAGAAGTAATGTTCGTGGTGTTGAGCTTGGCGTAGTTCTCACTTCTGTTGCTTTTATTCACTCAGAAACAGCTAAAACATTATCATTAGATTCTCTTCAGTTTGTTGTTATAATTCCAAGATCTTCATCAGAAGAAAGCATGAGGAATTCTGATAATGATGCCTTGAGAACAAAAGGCAGTTCAACTCCAAAAGTAGCAGGCACTGGAAATTTAGCTGACAAGAAGAAAAATCGTCAAGCAATTGTTCATCTTTTAATTTCGGATTCAGTGGCTAAAGGACATGTAATGATCGCAAAGCCTCTTCGTCTTTATTTGGGAGTTAGCTTGCATTCAT GGGTCTTTCTGAAGGGATGTGATGTTAATTTGAAGAAGGATATCCCATTTCTTTCACTTTCTCCTTGCCACTTTAAGAAGTTTGGGAAGAATAATGCTCTTGAGAAAAATGGTCTAGAAGGGCTCGACAACCATAAAGTTAGCATGGTAAAAAATATGCTTCCAAAAACCAACTCAGGCACCTATGTGGATCATGTAGATTGGTCAATCCATGATGAAGTTATTTCTGCTCTTTTTGATGAATCTACTTGTAAAGAGGATGCGAGGGATGCTTATCAGTCTGACAGTGCAAAGGGATTACAGTGTCTTCTCAGGGCATGGGTTCTGGCACAGGTTGATGCTATTGCTTCAACGGAAGGGGCAGAAGTTAATTTGTTGCTTTTAGGAAATGAAAGCTTGCTTCACTATGAGGTGAAAGGTTACAAGCGTGGGACCAATGGAAAGTTACAGTCTTCAGCTACTGGTTCTTTGCAGGACAGAAACAAGACTATGGAACTCCCAATtgaaatttcatatttaatgactATTACTGATGAATCTCTTCATGCTgcaaaaataaatgcatatgaGGTTACTTTTGATCGGAGGAATGATATTCTGGGCAGAGCATTTGAAAATCTGAATTTGGGGAACCCTGTTTCTTTCCATGCTGTCCAAGAGAGAACCTCTGATATACACATTAGTTCAGATATATCTTCCTTGAGCTGGAAGGGGACGACTGCATCTGATGTTATAAATA GGATTATGGTATTGTTATCTCCATCTTCTGGAATGTGGTTTGCTTCTTACAATCTTCCTCTCCCTGGAAATGTGCTAATATATGGGCCTCCG GGTTCTGGAAAGACATTTTTAGCGAGAGCTGTTGCAAAATTCTTTGAAGATCATGACGGCTTCTTAGCACATGT GGTTTTTGTCTCTTGCTCTCAACTTGCTACAGAAAAGGCCTCGATCATTCGACAAGAACTGTCCAGCTACATATCTGATGCTTTAGACCATGCACCTTCGATTGTTATCTTTGATGATCTTGACAGCATTATTTCATCCTCTTCTGACTTGGAAGGATCCCAACCATCAATCTCTGTTGCTGCACTTACAGAATTTCTAACGGACATTATGGATGAATATGGG GAAAAGCGGAAGAGCTCATGTGGAATTGGTCCTGTTGCCTTTGTAGCTTCAGTCAAGTCTCTGGAGAATATACCGCAGTCATTGAGCTCTTCAG GAACGTTTGACTTCCATATTCAACTGCCTGCTCCTGCTGCCTCAGAACGCAGGGCTATATTGAAGCATGAAATTCTGAGGCGCTCCTTACAATGTTCCGATGAAATCTTGCTAGAAGTAGCTTCCAAATGCGATGGCTATGATGCATATGATCTG GAAATATTGGTTGATAGATCTGTTCATGCCGCTGTTGGTCGTTTTTTGCCTTCTCATTCTGCATTTAAGGTGGATGGAAAGCCCACATTATTGAAGGAAGATTTTTCCCTGGCAATGCATGACTTCCTTCCAGTTGCTATGCGTGACATCACTAAATCTACTCCTGAAGCTGGTCGCTCTGGGTGGGATGATGTTGGTGGTCTCAGCGACATTCGGAATGCTATTCAGGAG ATCATTGAGTTGCCTTCAAAGTTCCCAAATACCTTTTCACGAGCTCCTTTAAGGTTGCGGTCAAATGTTCTCTTATATGGGCCCCCTGGTTGTGGCAAGACACATACAGTgggtgctgctgctgctgcttgtTCCTTGAGATTTATGTCAGTAAAGGGACCAGAGCTCTTAAATAAATACATCGGTGCATCTGAGCAAGCT GTTCGGGATATTTTCTCCAAAGCAGCTGCTGCAGCACCATGCCTTCTCTTTTTCGATGAATTTGATTCTATTGCACCAAAAAGAGGGCATGACAATACAGGAGTAACCGATCGTGTTGTTAATCAA TTTCTAACGGAATTGGATGGTGTAGAAGTTTTGACTGGTGTATTTGTGTTTGCTGCAACAAG TAGACCGGATTTACTTGATGCTGCACTGTTGAGACCCGGTAGGCTAGATCGCCTTCTCTTCTGTGATTTTCCATCTCCACATGAAAGGTTGGATATCCTTAGAGTTCTCTCTCGGAAG CTTCCATTGGCCAGTGATGTTGATTTAGATGCCATAGCTTGTATAACTGAAGGATTTAGCGGGGCTGATCTGCAAGCCCTGCTTTCAGATGCGCAGCTTGCAGCAGTTCATGAACTTCTGGGCAGTGTGGATACCATTGTGCCAAACAAAAAGCCAGTAATAACTGATGCTCTTTTGAAGTCTACTGCTGCAAAGGCAAGACCATCTGTTTCAGAAACCGAGAAGCAAAGACTATATAGTATTTACAGAGAGTTTCTGGATTCAAAAAGATCTGTCGCTGCACAG TCAAGAGATGCCAAAGGCAAGAGGGCAACCCTAGCATGA
- the LOC122297695 gene encoding peroxisome biogenesis protein 1 isoform X2 has translation MQLMPGSEVAVAPKRRKKNVNAHEVGYKQHGTSTKEHHIARALLRIQAPDGRFIHRSNVRGVELGVVLTSVAFIHSETAKTLSLDSLQFVVIIPRSSSEESMRNSDNDALRTKGSSTPKVAGTGNLADKKKNRQAIVHLLISDSVAKGHVMIAKPLRLYLGVSLHSWVFLKGCDVNLKKDIPFLSLSPCHFKKFGKNNALEKNGLEGLDNHKVSMVKNMLPKTNSGTYVDHVDWSIHDEVISALFDESTCKEDARDAYQSDSAKGLQCLLRAWVLAQVDAIASTEGAEVNLLLLGNESLLHYEVKGYKRGTNGKLQSSATGSLQDRNKTMELPIEISYLMTITDESLHAAKINAYEVTFDRRNDILGRAFENLNLGNPVSFHAVQERTSDIHISSDISSLSWKGTTASDVINRIMVLLSPSSGMWFASYNLPLPGNVLIYGPPGSGKTFLARAVAKFFEDHDGFLAHVVFVSCSQLATEKASIIRQELSSYISDALDHAPSIVIFDDLDSIISSSSDLEGSQPSISVAALTEFLTDIMDEYGEKRKSSCGIGPVAFVASVKSLENIPQSLSSSGTFDFHIQLPAPAASERRAILKHEILRRSLQCSDEILLEVASKCDGYDAYDLEILVDRSVHAAVGRFLPSHSAFKVDGKPTLLKEDFSLAMHDFLPVAMRDITKSTPEAGRSGWDDVGGLSDIRNAIQEIIELPSKFPNTFSRAPLRLRSNVLLYGPPGCGKTHTVGAAAAACSLRFMSVKGPELLNKYIGASEQAVRDIFSKAAAAAPCLLFFDEFDSIAPKRGHDNTGVTDRVVNQFLTELDGVEVLTGVFVFAATSRPDLLDAALLRPGRLDRLLFCDFPSPHERLDILRVLSRKLPLASDVDLDAIACITEGFSGADLQALLSDAQLAAVHELLGSVDTIVPNKKPVITDALLKSTAAKARPSVSETEKQRLYSIYREFLDSKRSVAAQSRDAKGKRATLA, from the exons A TGCAACTCATGCCAGGATCTGAAGTTGCAGTTGCTCCAAAGAGACGCAAGAAAAATGTGAATGCACATGAAGTTGGTTACAAGCAACATGGTACTTCTACCAAAGAACATCATATTGCAAGGGCACTATTGCGTATTCAAGCTCCAGACGGGAGATTTATTCACAGAAGTAATGTTCGTGGTGTTGAGCTTGGCGTAGTTCTCACTTCTGTTGCTTTTATTCACTCAGAAACAGCTAAAACATTATCATTAGATTCTCTTCAGTTTGTTGTTATAATTCCAAGATCTTCATCAGAAGAAAGCATGAGGAATTCTGATAATGATGCCTTGAGAACAAAAGGCAGTTCAACTCCAAAAGTAGCAGGCACTGGAAATTTAGCTGACAAGAAGAAAAATCGTCAAGCAATTGTTCATCTTTTAATTTCGGATTCAGTGGCTAAAGGACATGTAATGATCGCAAAGCCTCTTCGTCTTTATTTGGGAGTTAGCTTGCATTCAT GGGTCTTTCTGAAGGGATGTGATGTTAATTTGAAGAAGGATATCCCATTTCTTTCACTTTCTCCTTGCCACTTTAAGAAGTTTGGGAAGAATAATGCTCTTGAGAAAAATGGTCTAGAAGGGCTCGACAACCATAAAGTTAGCATGGTAAAAAATATGCTTCCAAAAACCAACTCAGGCACCTATGTGGATCATGTAGATTGGTCAATCCATGATGAAGTTATTTCTGCTCTTTTTGATGAATCTACTTGTAAAGAGGATGCGAGGGATGCTTATCAGTCTGACAGTGCAAAGGGATTACAGTGTCTTCTCAGGGCATGGGTTCTGGCACAGGTTGATGCTATTGCTTCAACGGAAGGGGCAGAAGTTAATTTGTTGCTTTTAGGAAATGAAAGCTTGCTTCACTATGAGGTGAAAGGTTACAAGCGTGGGACCAATGGAAAGTTACAGTCTTCAGCTACTGGTTCTTTGCAGGACAGAAACAAGACTATGGAACTCCCAATtgaaatttcatatttaatgactATTACTGATGAATCTCTTCATGCTgcaaaaataaatgcatatgaGGTTACTTTTGATCGGAGGAATGATATTCTGGGCAGAGCATTTGAAAATCTGAATTTGGGGAACCCTGTTTCTTTCCATGCTGTCCAAGAGAGAACCTCTGATATACACATTAGTTCAGATATATCTTCCTTGAGCTGGAAGGGGACGACTGCATCTGATGTTATAAATA GGATTATGGTATTGTTATCTCCATCTTCTGGAATGTGGTTTGCTTCTTACAATCTTCCTCTCCCTGGAAATGTGCTAATATATGGGCCTCCG GGTTCTGGAAAGACATTTTTAGCGAGAGCTGTTGCAAAATTCTTTGAAGATCATGACGGCTTCTTAGCACATGT GGTTTTTGTCTCTTGCTCTCAACTTGCTACAGAAAAGGCCTCGATCATTCGACAAGAACTGTCCAGCTACATATCTGATGCTTTAGACCATGCACCTTCGATTGTTATCTTTGATGATCTTGACAGCATTATTTCATCCTCTTCTGACTTGGAAGGATCCCAACCATCAATCTCTGTTGCTGCACTTACAGAATTTCTAACGGACATTATGGATGAATATGGG GAAAAGCGGAAGAGCTCATGTGGAATTGGTCCTGTTGCCTTTGTAGCTTCAGTCAAGTCTCTGGAGAATATACCGCAGTCATTGAGCTCTTCAG GAACGTTTGACTTCCATATTCAACTGCCTGCTCCTGCTGCCTCAGAACGCAGGGCTATATTGAAGCATGAAATTCTGAGGCGCTCCTTACAATGTTCCGATGAAATCTTGCTAGAAGTAGCTTCCAAATGCGATGGCTATGATGCATATGATCTG GAAATATTGGTTGATAGATCTGTTCATGCCGCTGTTGGTCGTTTTTTGCCTTCTCATTCTGCATTTAAGGTGGATGGAAAGCCCACATTATTGAAGGAAGATTTTTCCCTGGCAATGCATGACTTCCTTCCAGTTGCTATGCGTGACATCACTAAATCTACTCCTGAAGCTGGTCGCTCTGGGTGGGATGATGTTGGTGGTCTCAGCGACATTCGGAATGCTATTCAGGAG ATCATTGAGTTGCCTTCAAAGTTCCCAAATACCTTTTCACGAGCTCCTTTAAGGTTGCGGTCAAATGTTCTCTTATATGGGCCCCCTGGTTGTGGCAAGACACATACAGTgggtgctgctgctgctgcttgtTCCTTGAGATTTATGTCAGTAAAGGGACCAGAGCTCTTAAATAAATACATCGGTGCATCTGAGCAAGCT GTTCGGGATATTTTCTCCAAAGCAGCTGCTGCAGCACCATGCCTTCTCTTTTTCGATGAATTTGATTCTATTGCACCAAAAAGAGGGCATGACAATACAGGAGTAACCGATCGTGTTGTTAATCAA TTTCTAACGGAATTGGATGGTGTAGAAGTTTTGACTGGTGTATTTGTGTTTGCTGCAACAAG TAGACCGGATTTACTTGATGCTGCACTGTTGAGACCCGGTAGGCTAGATCGCCTTCTCTTCTGTGATTTTCCATCTCCACATGAAAGGTTGGATATCCTTAGAGTTCTCTCTCGGAAG CTTCCATTGGCCAGTGATGTTGATTTAGATGCCATAGCTTGTATAACTGAAGGATTTAGCGGGGCTGATCTGCAAGCCCTGCTTTCAGATGCGCAGCTTGCAGCAGTTCATGAACTTCTGGGCAGTGTGGATACCATTGTGCCAAACAAAAAGCCAGTAATAACTGATGCTCTTTTGAAGTCTACTGCTGCAAAGGCAAGACCATCTGTTTCAGAAACCGAGAAGCAAAGACTATATAGTATTTACAGAGAGTTTCTGGATTCAAAAAGATCTGTCGCTGCACAG TCAAGAGATGCCAAAGGCAAGAGGGCAACCCTAGCATGA
- the LOC122297695 gene encoding peroxisome biogenesis protein 1 isoform X3, producing the protein MPGSEVAVAPKRRKKNVNAHEVGYKQHGTSTKEHHIARALLRIQAPDGRFIHRSNVRGVELGVVLTSVAFIHSETAKTLSLDSLQFVVIIPRSSSEESMRNSDNDALRTKGSSTPKVAGTGNLADKKKNRQAIVHLLISDSVAKGHVMIAKPLRLYLGVSLHSWVFLKGCDVNLKKDIPFLSLSPCHFKKFGKNNALEKNGLEGLDNHKVSMVKNMLPKTNSGTYVDHVDWSIHDEVISALFDESTCKEDARDAYQSDSAKGLQCLLRAWVLAQVDAIASTEGAEVNLLLLGNESLLHYEVKGYKRGTNGKLQSSATGSLQDRNKTMELPIEISYLMTITDESLHAAKINAYEVTFDRRNDILGRAFENLNLGNPVSFHAVQERTSDIHISSDISSLSWKGTTASDVINRIMVLLSPSSGMWFASYNLPLPGNVLIYGPPGSGKTFLARAVAKFFEDHDGFLAHVVFVSCSQLATEKASIIRQELSSYISDALDHAPSIVIFDDLDSIISSSSDLEGSQPSISVAALTEFLTDIMDEYGEKRKSSCGIGPVAFVASVKSLENIPQSLSSSGTFDFHIQLPAPAASERRAILKHEILRRSLQCSDEILLEVASKCDGYDAYDLEILVDRSVHAAVGRFLPSHSAFKVDGKPTLLKEDFSLAMHDFLPVAMRDITKSTPEAGRSGWDDVGGLSDIRNAIQEIIELPSKFPNTFSRAPLRLRSNVLLYGPPGCGKTHTVGAAAAACSLRFMSVKGPELLNKYIGASEQAVRDIFSKAAAAAPCLLFFDEFDSIAPKRGHDNTGVTDRVVNQFLTELDGVEVLTGVFVFAATSRPDLLDAALLRPGRLDRLLFCDFPSPHERLDILRVLSRKLPLASDVDLDAIACITEGFSGADLQALLSDAQLAAVHELLGSVDTIVPNKKPVITDALLKSTAAKARPSVSETEKQRLYSIYREFLDSKRSVAAQSRDAKGKRATLA; encoded by the exons ATGCCAGGATCTGAAGTTGCAGTTGCTCCAAAGAGACGCAAGAAAAATGTGAATGCACATGAAGTTGGTTACAAGCAACATGGTACTTCTACCAAAGAACATCATATTGCAAGGGCACTATTGCGTATTCAAGCTCCAGACGGGAGATTTATTCACAGAAGTAATGTTCGTGGTGTTGAGCTTGGCGTAGTTCTCACTTCTGTTGCTTTTATTCACTCAGAAACAGCTAAAACATTATCATTAGATTCTCTTCAGTTTGTTGTTATAATTCCAAGATCTTCATCAGAAGAAAGCATGAGGAATTCTGATAATGATGCCTTGAGAACAAAAGGCAGTTCAACTCCAAAAGTAGCAGGCACTGGAAATTTAGCTGACAAGAAGAAAAATCGTCAAGCAATTGTTCATCTTTTAATTTCGGATTCAGTGGCTAAAGGACATGTAATGATCGCAAAGCCTCTTCGTCTTTATTTGGGAGTTAGCTTGCATTCAT GGGTCTTTCTGAAGGGATGTGATGTTAATTTGAAGAAGGATATCCCATTTCTTTCACTTTCTCCTTGCCACTTTAAGAAGTTTGGGAAGAATAATGCTCTTGAGAAAAATGGTCTAGAAGGGCTCGACAACCATAAAGTTAGCATGGTAAAAAATATGCTTCCAAAAACCAACTCAGGCACCTATGTGGATCATGTAGATTGGTCAATCCATGATGAAGTTATTTCTGCTCTTTTTGATGAATCTACTTGTAAAGAGGATGCGAGGGATGCTTATCAGTCTGACAGTGCAAAGGGATTACAGTGTCTTCTCAGGGCATGGGTTCTGGCACAGGTTGATGCTATTGCTTCAACGGAAGGGGCAGAAGTTAATTTGTTGCTTTTAGGAAATGAAAGCTTGCTTCACTATGAGGTGAAAGGTTACAAGCGTGGGACCAATGGAAAGTTACAGTCTTCAGCTACTGGTTCTTTGCAGGACAGAAACAAGACTATGGAACTCCCAATtgaaatttcatatttaatgactATTACTGATGAATCTCTTCATGCTgcaaaaataaatgcatatgaGGTTACTTTTGATCGGAGGAATGATATTCTGGGCAGAGCATTTGAAAATCTGAATTTGGGGAACCCTGTTTCTTTCCATGCTGTCCAAGAGAGAACCTCTGATATACACATTAGTTCAGATATATCTTCCTTGAGCTGGAAGGGGACGACTGCATCTGATGTTATAAATA GGATTATGGTATTGTTATCTCCATCTTCTGGAATGTGGTTTGCTTCTTACAATCTTCCTCTCCCTGGAAATGTGCTAATATATGGGCCTCCG GGTTCTGGAAAGACATTTTTAGCGAGAGCTGTTGCAAAATTCTTTGAAGATCATGACGGCTTCTTAGCACATGT GGTTTTTGTCTCTTGCTCTCAACTTGCTACAGAAAAGGCCTCGATCATTCGACAAGAACTGTCCAGCTACATATCTGATGCTTTAGACCATGCACCTTCGATTGTTATCTTTGATGATCTTGACAGCATTATTTCATCCTCTTCTGACTTGGAAGGATCCCAACCATCAATCTCTGTTGCTGCACTTACAGAATTTCTAACGGACATTATGGATGAATATGGG GAAAAGCGGAAGAGCTCATGTGGAATTGGTCCTGTTGCCTTTGTAGCTTCAGTCAAGTCTCTGGAGAATATACCGCAGTCATTGAGCTCTTCAG GAACGTTTGACTTCCATATTCAACTGCCTGCTCCTGCTGCCTCAGAACGCAGGGCTATATTGAAGCATGAAATTCTGAGGCGCTCCTTACAATGTTCCGATGAAATCTTGCTAGAAGTAGCTTCCAAATGCGATGGCTATGATGCATATGATCTG GAAATATTGGTTGATAGATCTGTTCATGCCGCTGTTGGTCGTTTTTTGCCTTCTCATTCTGCATTTAAGGTGGATGGAAAGCCCACATTATTGAAGGAAGATTTTTCCCTGGCAATGCATGACTTCCTTCCAGTTGCTATGCGTGACATCACTAAATCTACTCCTGAAGCTGGTCGCTCTGGGTGGGATGATGTTGGTGGTCTCAGCGACATTCGGAATGCTATTCAGGAG ATCATTGAGTTGCCTTCAAAGTTCCCAAATACCTTTTCACGAGCTCCTTTAAGGTTGCGGTCAAATGTTCTCTTATATGGGCCCCCTGGTTGTGGCAAGACACATACAGTgggtgctgctgctgctgcttgtTCCTTGAGATTTATGTCAGTAAAGGGACCAGAGCTCTTAAATAAATACATCGGTGCATCTGAGCAAGCT GTTCGGGATATTTTCTCCAAAGCAGCTGCTGCAGCACCATGCCTTCTCTTTTTCGATGAATTTGATTCTATTGCACCAAAAAGAGGGCATGACAATACAGGAGTAACCGATCGTGTTGTTAATCAA TTTCTAACGGAATTGGATGGTGTAGAAGTTTTGACTGGTGTATTTGTGTTTGCTGCAACAAG TAGACCGGATTTACTTGATGCTGCACTGTTGAGACCCGGTAGGCTAGATCGCCTTCTCTTCTGTGATTTTCCATCTCCACATGAAAGGTTGGATATCCTTAGAGTTCTCTCTCGGAAG CTTCCATTGGCCAGTGATGTTGATTTAGATGCCATAGCTTGTATAACTGAAGGATTTAGCGGGGCTGATCTGCAAGCCCTGCTTTCAGATGCGCAGCTTGCAGCAGTTCATGAACTTCTGGGCAGTGTGGATACCATTGTGCCAAACAAAAAGCCAGTAATAACTGATGCTCTTTTGAAGTCTACTGCTGCAAAGGCAAGACCATCTGTTTCAGAAACCGAGAAGCAAAGACTATATAGTATTTACAGAGAGTTTCTGGATTCAAAAAGATCTGTCGCTGCACAG TCAAGAGATGCCAAAGGCAAGAGGGCAACCCTAGCATGA